TCTTGTTTTGAATTTTTTTGTTGATTTCTCATGAGTGATTCCTTTCTTTCTAAATACAACGTCATTAAGTTATTATATAGATAAAAACCAATAAAATAAAGGTAAGAATCTTTAAAGGACTCTTACCTTTTTCTTAACGTTGCCAGTCAGAATAATCTTCTTGTCCGGGCAAGTCTTTCGTCTTCACTTTTAAACTTTCTTTGGTTAATCTTTTTCTTAAAATTTGTTTCGTTGCGAGATAGTCCTGCGCTTTATCAGAATAGACAACTGATAAATAGGTTTCACCTTCATCGAGGATAATTTTATTTTCATGGGTATAGTCATAAATAATAACGTTCAAAATGCCGCCAACAATAAATACGCTACTGATTAAGTAGAGCCAAATCATCAAAACAATAAAGACACCTATCGCACCGTTCCCAATCGCTTGACCTCCCGCAAATCGGATGTATAAGGTAAATAGTTGGGAAACACCAAGGAAGCCTATCGTTGCTAAAACGGCACCGGGAATCGCAAATTTAAAGGACCACCTAACATTTGGCACAATAAAGTAAATAAAGGACATAATCACCACTAAGACGACTAATGCAACAAGCCAGCGGAAATATTCAAAGGTGGTGATGATGCCGACGAGGTCGACTGGTAATAGATTTTGGACTAAGTTTAAAATTTCTCTACCGAAAACAAAGATAAAGGAGACCGCTCCAATTAAGAAAACAAACGAGACTGTAATCAGAAAGGAGAAGATTCGGGTCACAATAAAATTCTTACGTTCTTTAGCATTATACACTTGGTTGAGAACGCGTTGGAAAACGGTAAAGGCTTTGGATGCCGGCCAAATCGATACGACCACCCCGATTGAAACGACACCGCTACTCCCACCACTGAGATAGCCTTCTAATATAGGTAGTAAAACAGACCCCACTTCAGCCGGCACACCCATTTCTACATATTCGAGGACTTGTTCGGTTGGTATCGGCAATAGCGGAATGATATTCCCTAATGCAAGTAAAATGGGAAAGAGTGCCAAAAGAATATAGTAAGCTAATTCTGCGGCCTGTCTTCCCATTTCGGCACGCTTGAATTGGGTCATGGCGATGCCAAGTATTTTCCCAAAATCAAGTTTTTGATTTTCCTTTGATAAAGCAGCCATGTCTCTCACAACCTTTTGTTTTGTTAGCTTTATCTTACCAAAGGCTGTGGCTGAGGTAAAATGAAACGGCCGATTCACTTGGAATCAGCCGTTTTATTTTTATTCAAATACGTCGTAAATCCAGCCTTCTGGTCCTTCAATATCACCAAATTGAATAGCTGTTAGTAGCTCATACAACTTCTGTGTAATCGGTCCAACTTCCGTTTCCGAATAGAAGACATGGAACTCATCATGATTTTGAATGCCACCAATCGGAGAAATAACAGCAGCTGTTCCGCAGGCTCCCGCTTCTTTAAATTCATCCAAACGGTCGACATAAACATCACGCTCTTCTACCTTCATGCCTAATAAATGTTCAGCAATATGTAGAAGTGAGTATTTGGTAATACTTGGTAAGATCGACGGCGATTGCGGTGTTACAAAAACATCATCATGAGTAATCGCAAAGAAGTTAGCTGAACCAACTTCTTCAATTTTTGTATGCGTAGCTGGATCTAAATAAATACAATCACTAAATTCACGGTCATGAGCAAGTTGACCTGGCAGTAAACTTGCGGCATAGTTGCCACCTACCTTAGCTGCACCTGTACCATGAGGAGCAGCACGGTCGTAGTCAGACACAATAAAGTTGGTTGGTGCTAAACCACCTTTGAAATAAGGACCAACCGGCATTACAAAAACAGAGAAAATATATTCTGGTGCAGGTTTTACACCGATATTATCGCCCACGCCAATCAAATATGGTCTAATATACAAGGTACTACCTGATTCATAGGGTGGCACCCAAGCTTCGTTAGCGCGAACCACTTGTTTCACGGCATCCACGAATTTATCGACCGGCACCGTTGGCATCATCAAACGTTCACAACTTTTAATCATGCGTTTGGCATTTTCATCTGGTCTGAAAAGTTGGATATCGCCCTCTTTTGTTCGGTAAGCTTTTAAGCCTTCAAAACAAGATTGACCGTAATGGAGGGCAGTAGAGCCCTCACTAATGGTAATGGTATTATCTGTTACTAATTGGCCATCATCCCACTGACCGTCTTTCCAATAAGAGATATAGCGATAGTCTGTCTTCATATAAGAAAAGCCTAAGTTTTCCCAATCTAAATCTACGGTTTTAAGATTTTCTGCTGTCATAGTTATTCCTCCAGTTTAACACTGATATTTTTGCTAAAAAGAAAAGATGGACTGCTGCTAAGAGCGGGCCCACCTTTCACAACGAGCCCTTACTCAACAAGAAGAGGACTCTTATTTTTGTTTATCACAAAATAGAATCCTAAGGCTCAATATTCACAAAAATGACAGCTTGGAGTACTAAGATGCTGTTTTTAAACATGTTTTTTCTAGTCATTGCCATTATACTATTTTGCATCTTAGTTCCTCCTCTCGTCATTTGACTATTGATTATGTAGCTATTCTATATTTCTAATGAGAATAAGTCAATGGTATTTCTAATTATTCTCTAATTTTATTAATTAGCAGGGTAATCGACATACTCATTGGTAATAATATCCAATTCCTGTACATTTCCTGTTTCATTATCGTATCGGAAAAATCCTCTTGAGCTAGCCGCTGCGTCACCATTTTCACGAATATTAATAGTCACGATTTCTCCTTCTACACCATCAATCAGGTAAAGGAAGTCATCACCTTCTTCTAAACCAGTTAAATCTGAAATCGCTGTTTTTGCTGCTTCAATTTTTGCTGCTTCGTCATGGTTTAATTCCGTGTCAGTTGATTCGTCAGTTGATTCAGCAACTGATTCACTTTCAACTGCACCGTTCGTTGATTCTTCAACCGATTCAACTACCGCTTCTGAGCTACTTTCTGCTGAACCCACATTTGGATCAGTTGTATCGGTACAGGCTGCTAATAATAAAGTCGCACCTAATAATAGTGAATATTTTTTAATATTAATCATTCAATCCCTGCTTTCTTTTTCTTATTATCGTTTAGCTGTATCACTTTCGAGCGAAAGAATACCTTGATAGTCGGGGTGTTTCATATCAAATTCAGATACGTGGGCCGGTCCTCGCATCACTTCGCGAACCACATTTAATAGACCATCTTCATTAGCCTTTATTTTCCATCTGACGAGCTGAATAATCTCGCCATTTAATTCCAAGGCCGTAATAATCGTCGGATAAACACAACACCCAATGTTAAAGTAAGGCAATGTAGCTGTCTTTGGAAATTTAAAGCGATGAGTATGCCCACAAATGAGCATCATCTTGTTTTCCGCAATCCACTTGGAATAATTTTTTTCTATTTTGTGGCGGCGATGAATATTTTTAACGGGACTCACTGGATTTCGAATCCCAAAGGCATGTAGAAAGCGCCAAAAATATTTCAACGACAGCATGGTTAACATCCAAAATTGATCGTTGGGGGCATCCCCTTGATGACCGTGAACAGTAAAAATTTCTTGCCCTGTCTTCTTGTGTTTTAAAACAAGGGCTTCAATCGGCTTCAGGTCTTTTAGAAAATCAAAAAAAGTCTCCGAATACTCATCGTAGTTGCGGTAGTAATGCTTTTCGACATAGTGCTGATGCTTCATATAGATATTGTGATTGCCATACATCATAATAAAACGATCATCATCGTAGAATTTCTTAATCGTTGAAAAGACTTCTGGATGGGCGTTTTTGATGTGTTTGACATCTTGATATTCCCACAGTTCATCCCCATCACCAGCTTCGACATAGGTGTACCCATTTTTGTAATAGTAATCAATGGCGTACTGAAAAATATTGCGGTTGCGAGTGAATTCGTCTGATAAACTGCCATCGCCTCGGTGTTGATCACTGATGAATACATATTTAGTCGTCTCATCAAAGACTTCCACCCTTGCACCTTCATAGGCAGCTGTTAAGCGTTGTTTGGTAAACATAGCTTTCACTCCTCATCTACTCTTTTCTTGCGAGTAACAATAAAGCTCTTAGTTTAATTATACGTGAAGAATGATTAAAATAAAAATATGTCGCAAAAACTTGAGAAAAGCTTAACCTGCTACACGAGAGATTTTTCCATTCGAATATGTCCTACTGGCGCAGATAGCATAATATAAGGTTCTCCAACGGTATGGTAGCCCTGCTTTTCATAAAAGCCTTGCGCTGATAGTCGTGCTGCTAGATTAACCGATTTAGCCCCTTGGCTGTGGCCTATTTTTTCTAATTCGTTGAGTACTAATCGACCAATCCCGCCTTGTTGTTGTCGTGTATCCACGCAAATGTAGTCAATGTGATAGTCTTTATTTTGTAGTATCGCAATTCCTACGCCTAATAAAGTGGTGTCGCTAAATGCACCAATAATAACGGCTTCTTCTTCATTCGTTAAATCTTCGTCGTAAATGGATAGGCCTAGCGGTTCTCTCATTATTGTATTTCTGAGTGCTATCGTTTCTTGGTAGTCGGGACTTCCGTAAGCCAGTTGTTTTAATAAGACCATCATATCCCCCCATATATCGTTTAATGGTAATTATACGCCATTATGCTGGAAAAAGTGACTTATTTGACAAATTAATGCTTTACGGTATAATTAATTGTACTCAATATGAGTAGCCCTTAATCTGATTAAGGGGATGTTACGGATTCGACAGGTATAGGTCGAGCTTTTGACGCGCTTCGTAGGTTACGGCTACGCAAAAACGTTCCAGTTAAATATAACTGCAAAAACAAACAATAACACTTTAGCTTTCGCTGCGTAAAACCAGCTAGCTAAGATCCTCTTGGTATCGTCCATGTACTCAAGTAAGGGTCTCAAACTTAGTGGACTACACCGTGACTTTCCACCTGGAGGAATCGGAAGAGACTAATCAGGTTAGCGTTGTGTAACGCCTGTTAAACGGCTAACACGAGGCGAACTCCAAATTGTTTAACTATGAGCGTAGACTTGGAAGTGCCGATATATTTGGACGCGGGTTCGACTCCCGCCATCTCCATACTATTCCAGAGCCGTCTGGAATGCGAAAGTCCTTGATTTTTATCAAGGGCTTTTTTGTTTGCCCTCTTTTATAGGAAAAGCGGTCTTTGCAAACGATTATTCATTTGCAAAAACCGAAATAAGCTGAAAAACGGTAGTTGAAAACCAATTTTCGTTTGCAAAAACCGAAATAGCCAAAAAACCGGTCTTTGAAAGTAAATGATCACTTTCAAAGACCGGTTTCGTTTTTATTCGTCTGTTTCTTTATCAGATGGCAAGATTTTATGGCTCGTAGGCTCATCATTGCCACCCGGTGTATTGTCTGGTGCGAAATGTTCAGTACTATTGAATTTTTCTAAATGATAGAAGCCATCATAGTAACTGACAACTGAAATACTGGCATTATCTAAATGACGATCGATTTCGAAATCTGGAATAAGAGCATGGATTATGTTTCGAATGGTCATCCCATGAGAAACAATCAAAATGTTTTGCCCAGAATCGCGATGCTTATCAATTAACTTGATTAAGCCACGTTCGACACGCAACCAGAATGTTAAGTAGTCTTCTGCTTCGTGGTACGGATCCATTTTGCGCATTCCGTTTAATTCTTTAATAACAGATGTGTTATCTGAGTAATCAATCCCATTTTCAAATCCTAAAAACTGGTGCAGCTGCGCCCATGTTTCGGTCGCATCCAAACCTTCATATGAACCAAAGAAAATTTCTCTAAATTCAGGCATTGCTTTCACACTCGGTGTGTCTTTGTGTTCATTTTCATTTAAAATGATTTGTGCTGTTTCAAATGTTCGTCTTAAGTCACTGCAGTAAACAGCATCAAACTTGATGTTTGCTAGTCCTGCTCCACTGCGTGATACATCGCGTTTCCCTCTATTAGTCAAAGGAGCGTCTGACCAACCTTGCATGCGATTGTACTGATTTAAGTAGGTCTCGCCATGTCTCATAAAATAAAATGTGACTCCCTTAGTCATCTTACACCTCTTTAAAAATCTATTTCGTTTTGACAGTTTCGACAATACGTCCTTCTTGATAGGCCAACAATAATTTTTGTAAATCTTTGACTTGTTGGGTTAAACGCACGCCGACATCTGTTTCACGTACTGTTTTTCGTTCTAGTTCTTTGTCCACTACTCGACGTGTAGACACAATATCAATTTCATTAAGCAATGCGTCCGTTACCGAAGTAAAGGGTTGATGAGAAACGAGTTGCATACCAAATGAATTATATAATAAGGTATAGCCCGCTAAACCGGTTGTATCTTGGTAAGCTTTTGAAAAGCCACCATCGATAACGATAAGCTTACCATCAGCCTTCAGAGGATTTTCCCCACGCTTTTCTTTAACTGGCGTGTGGCCATTAATAATATGACCTTTTGACGGATCCAAATCAAATTCTCTTAAAATCATTTCGCAAGTTGCAACATTGTCCCGCTCTTTGTAGTAGATATTTTTCTCTTCAAGATGGGTTGCTTTATCTTTGATATACAAGCGTTCAAAGGTCGTCATCTTATCTTTTCCGAAAAGTGACGAGGCCTTTCCTTCCCATTGATACCAGATATAATCAAGATTTTTTTGGTTGCTTAGGCCTTTTTTACGGTTTAAGTAGCCTTTTCTCAAAATATCTTCGTATTTATCTAGCAAGTTTTTTCCGCTATATGACTTATTATTAATCGTCATCTCCATAAAGCTGCCATCTTTATTAAGTGGTACACAGCCATGGAACAGCAGGTTATCATTATATTTAAGATAGAGGCTTCCCTTGCTGTATAGAAATTGGGTATGCTTGTGAAGGCGTTCTGAGTTCATAAAGCCGTCTGTCAACCGTTGAATCACCACTTCTTCTTCAGCAGTGAGTTTGTAGGGATCGTTTGGATCAATCGTTGGAAAGTAATCACACGTTAATGGGTATTCCTTACCATCTAGACGAATGGTTCCTTTTTCGTAATCAATATCAGACAGTAACAAGCGATCATTCATTTCAAATTCAGGATGACGCTTAATGATCTCGCCTTCCAACTTAAATTGGATAATCGAAATCGCTTGATTCATCTTCGCAATTTGACGAATTTCTTCTGGATAAATTTTTTCTTCCGAGTCTGGATTGATTTTTGGCATAAATGGTTCGTAACGATCTTCTGTATAATTCATTTCTGAAAATAGCATCAACGACCGCAATGAGATTCCGTAAGCATCTTCGATAATTTCAAGATTATCGTAGCGCGCACAAATCCGAATTACATTCGCTATACAAGCTGCTGAACCACTCGCTGCACCCATCCATAACACGTCATGATTTCCCCATTGAATATCTAATTCATGACCATCCATTAACGTATCAATAATACGGTCTGGGTATGGGCCACGATCATAAATATCACCAACTACATGTATATGGTCAACCACTAGTCGTTGGATAACATGGGCAAATGCAGAAATTAATTCTTTTCCTCGTTTTAAAGAAATAACCGTCTTAATAATCTTATCATAGTAGTCTTCTTTATTCGACATTATCGTATCCTTGAACAAGAGCTCCTCAATAATATAGGCATAATCACTTGGCAAGGCTTTTCTAACTTTAGAACGGGTATATTTAGACACAACAAAGGCACAGAGTTCTGTAATGCGTGTCGTTGTCAAAATAAAGAATTCTTCAATTTCTTCCTGACTCTCAAGTGAAGCTACAATTAAATCTATTTTCTTATCGGGGTAATAGACAATGGTAGCGAGCTGATTCATTTCCTTGGTGCTTAAACGGCCTTGGAAAACCTCTTTAATTTTTTCTTTAACGTTACCTGATCCATTTCTAAGAACATGTTGAACAGCATAATATTCCCCGTGCAAATCACTAATGAAATGCTCGGTCGCTTTGGGTAAGTTCATGATCGCTTCTAAGTTGATTATCTCGGTAACCGTATCGGCAATCGTTGGATATTCTTTCGAAAGTAATCGCAGGTATTTATCTGTTTGAACAATCATGGTCTAACCTCCATACAATCATCGTTATATTTATCATATCTTTTAAACCGTCAAATGAACAGTCTAAATTAGACATTTGATGAAAGTATTTTAATAAATACGCATTTTTGTCACAAAAAAAAGAGAGTAGTTTTCATAAAAACTGCTCCCTTTCCTTATTCTAATAACGATTCTTTAATGCACGATCGACTTCGCGTTTCATATCTTTTTGTTTTAGCGACTCACGTTTATCGTATTTTTTCTTACCTTGAGCGACACCAATTAACACTTTTGCATAACCATCTTTAATATAAACTTTCAATGGAATTACGGTAACCCCTTGTGTTTTTGTTTGATTAGCTAAGTAATTGATTTGCTTTTTATGCAGTAAGAGTTTGCGTGAACGAAGTGGATCATGGTTAAAAATGTTTCCTTGTTCAAACGGACTGATATGTACATTTTGCAAAGTCGCTTCTCCATTACGGATGGACACATAGCCATCTCGAATGTTAATACGAGCATTACGAATGGATTTAATTTCAGTGCCTTTTAAAACCATCCCTGCTTCAAATGTTTCCAGAATACTATATTCGTAACTGGCCTGTCTGTTTTGGGCAAGAACTTTTCCGTCTCCCTTTGGCATCACTTCTACCTCAATTTCTGCTTCAAAATTTTTTAACGTTTCTTTTTAGAACGTTTTTTCTTTTCCCCGCCTTGTTTATTGGAAGTCTTTTCTCGTGATCCACCGTTATCTTTCCGTTTTTTACGGTGACCTTTCATACCTCGGTCTTGGTTGGATCTCGGTTTACTCTTCCCATTCTTCTTACGGCTAGGTGTTTGTATCTCTTGATTATACACTGTCAATTCATCATCTTCAACTAAGGCGAAGTCAATCTCACGTGAATCAACATCTGCTTTAGTTACTTCAATGCGAACTTTTTGACCAATTCTGAAAATCATACCTGTTCGTTCACCCAGTAGCACCATATGGCTCTCTAGGTAGTTAAAATAATCTTGCTTCATATTCGAAATATGAACCAAACCTTCAATGGTATTTGGTAACTCAACGAAGATACCAAATTTAGTCACTGAACTAATGACACCTTCGAATTGTTGGCCAACTTTATCAACCATAAATTCTGTTTTCTTCAGAGAGTCAGTCTCACGTTCTGCATCCACTGAGCGGCGTTCTGTTACTGAACTTTGAACAGAAATGTCAGACAGTTTTTGTTCCCACTTATCACGTTGTTCAGCGGTTTGCTTGTCAGTCAGATACATGCGCAACAATCTGTGAACAATCAAGTCGGGATAACGTCTGATTGGTGATGTGAAGTGCGTATAGTCTTTAGTCGCCAAACCGTAGTGACCAATTGGATTAGTATCATATTTTGCTTGTTTCATACTCCGTAATAAGACGCTGGCAACAACGGCATGGTATGGTTCATCTGCCGTTTTTTGTAAAATGTTTTGCAGTTGCTTTGGTTTAATACTTTCGTTCGATCCCGTAACCACCATTCCAAATGTCGTCACGAATTCCATAAATCGAAGCATTTTAACAGGATCCGGTTGCTCATGAATCCGGTAAATAGCCGGTAGTTTACGACGCGTAAAGTGTGCTGCTACTGTTTCATTGGCTGCTAACATAAATGATTCAATTAGACGTTCGCCAACACCACGTTCCACAACTTTAATATCAAGAGGATGGCCTGCTTCATCAACGATTATTTTTGATTCGGTCGTATCGAAATCAATCGAGCCGCGCACTTTCCGTTTTTTCTCTAAAATCTTATGAAGGCCGCCCATATCTTCAAGTAAATTAACATACTCGATAAAGACATCGCGTGTTTCTCGGTCACGGTCTTCTAAAATGGCGTTTACTGCTGTATAGGTAAAGCGTTGGTTTGAGTTAATGATTGACGGGAAAATATCGTATTTTACGACATCGCCTTTATAATCAATCTCCATCACACACGACATAGCCAAGCGGTCTTCATGCGGTAAGAGCGAGCAGACACCATTTGATAGTTTCTGCGGTAACATTGGTACCACACGGTCTGTTAAATAGACACTCGTTCCGCGCTCAAAAGCCTCGCGGTCAATCGCTGAATGTTCAGTTACAAAGTAAGAAACATCCGCAATATGGACACTTAGTTGATAGTTGCCATTGGCTAAAATAGACATTGAAATGGCATCATCCAAATCCTTAGCATCTGCCCCATCAATCGTAATGGTCACTTGGTCTCTTAAGTCGCGGCGATTCGTATATTCGTCCTCTGGTATCTCAAACGGAATGGCTTCTGCTTGTTGAATAGCATCCTCTGGGAACTCTGTCGGAATCCCTAGTTTATAAAGGATGGACAAAATATCGACACCAGGTGCATTTTTATGTCCAATCTCTTGAGTCACGATACCTGTCATCGCAACAGGATTATCACTATTTGGATACTCTACAACTTCGCTGACAACGATGCTCCCTTCAACGGGATGAAGACCTGTTGGCTGAACATACAAGAGCATCTGTTTAATTTTATTATCTTGAGGGACAACATAACCTAAATAGCCTGTTTCCTCTCTTCTTGGTGCATCGTAAGGGAAAAACTCTCCGACTATGCGGTTGGTTTTCCGTGCAATGATTTTAGTGATTTTACCTTCTGGACCTTTACTATTCCAAGGCTCAGGCTTATGGGTAATCACAACTTCGACTTGATCGCCTTCCATGGCACTAGCCGTCTGCTCTTTTGAGATGTAAATATCATCTTCAGCTGGATCATAATCAACGAAGCCAAAGCCGCGATCATTGGCGCGGAATGTTCCGACTAATGTCGCATCATCTCGTTTAATTCTAAATTTCCCTTCTCGGTTTAAAACAATTTGCCCCGCTTGTTCAGCTTTAGCAATTGCTTTTACTAAGTTATTAAAGCTTTTCGAATCATCATAGCCTAGTGCTACGCTTAATTGCTTCACTGAATAACTGTCGTATTGATGTTCTTGTAAGTAATCAATGACTTGATTAAGAACATGTTCTGTTTGTGTCATACGTTTTCCTCTTTCCAATTTAGCTTGTCAAGGTAGTTGATGACGGATGTTTCAAAATCGTGGCGCTTTGATCCTACAGTAATCACGTGGGTTGCTTCTGGGAAAAATTGGAAGTCAACTGTTGCATGGTTAATGGCGTCTCGCAAGACACGGCCATTCATATAATCAATCAATTCATCCTTACCTGAAGAAGCAATATAGTAACTACCGGTAATCTTATCTAAGTCTGCCTGAACGATATCGGTAAACTCACGTATATCAGCCATTTGTTGACCAAGCTTTTCTTTAATTCTGTCAATATTCCCCTCAATTTCTTCTGAGGTTTTGCCAATGTGTTTATTAAATGTACGATAGTAATTAACGAATGCAGCAGGTACTTTGCTATCACCAATATTTAAAACAGGTGAGTTAAACGATCCGCCTCCGATATAATTGCCAGTTTCAAGCAAACGTGTTGCAATAATACCACCCATGGAAAGTCCCATAACGGCAATATCTTCGTAGCCCTTTGAGCGTAGAAAGGCTGTTGCTGCTTCACCATCTGCCAGCCACTGTTGGGGACTGCCTTCATCTAGAATATCTTCAAACCGCTCTGTCGCGTGTCCAGTGAATTGAGGAGAGTATACGGTATAGCCTTTTCTCTCTAACGTTCTGCCAAGCATCCGAACGTCATTCGAGCTGCCTGTGTAAGCATGTAGTAACAAAACTGCTCGTTTCCCTTTTTCAAAGAAAAATGGTTGTGGTAATTTTATTTCTTTCATGTGATAACTCCTCTGCTCATATTCTACGTTTATTGTACGTTAGATTTCAAAAAAATCATACTAAATAGAAAAAGGACTCGAACAAAAGTCCCAGTCCTTTTCTCTTAAATTCATCGTATTATCTTTAATTTGAAGACAAATAAGCTAGTGCAATAGCTAAACCAATAAATAGAAAACCTAATACAGCTGTTACTCTTCTCAGACCAGCTTCAAAGCCTCTTGCTTTTTGTTTTCCAAATAACTGCTCTGCTCCACCGCTTAATGCACTTGCTGCATTAGTTTTAGACGGTTGTAACAAGACAGAGATAATGAGTAAAATTGATACAATGATTAAAGCGATTAATAAGACGTCGTACAATGGTGGACCTCCTTTAAATACTACCGCTTAGTATATCATAATTGAGCACGTGATTCTAGTAGTTAATCTATTTTTTACCCTTTTCTGTTTCCAACTCATGCAAGAATAATCCACTCAATAACTTTGGCTCAAACCAAGTTGATTTCGGTGGCATCTGCTCACCTAGATCAGATACCGTCAATAATTCGTCCATTGATGTTGGATAAAGCGAAAAGGCAATGCTAGCGTCTTTATCCGCTAATTTCATTAAGGTTGCTGTATCGTGAATACCACCAATAAAATCGAGACGTTGGTCTGTTTTGGGATCAGTAATATCAAAGATTGGTTCAAATAAGAAATTCTGTAATAAAGAAGCATCCAAACCATCTACATAGTTTTCAGGTCTCTTGTCATCTTTAATCGTTAGCTTGTACCATTTCTTATCGATATACATACCGAAGCTACCTTTTTCTTGTGGTTGGTATTGCGCATCATCTAAGGCTTCAACCGTAAAATAAGTCTCGATTTTTGCCCAATCGCCATCCTTCAATGGTAAATGAACAAGACGATTATATGGCAAGATCTCCAATTGAGATGTTGGGAAAGCAATTCCTAAGAAATAATTAAGCTCTGCGTCATCTGCTGCATCAGGGAATTCTTCACGTCTTTGTTTTGTAATTTTAGCTGCTGCAGCCATACGGTGATGACCGTCAGCAATATACAATGCCTCAATATCATCTCTAAAGTAGTTGGTAATTTTTTCAACTAAGTCATCTTCGTCAATTTTCCAGACGTAATGCTCCACGTTATAGAAGCTTTCAAAGCAATAAATCCCCATATTGCGGTTTTTAAAGTCCAATAATAGGTCATTAAGTTCGCTGTGGTCTTTGTAAGTTAAGAAAATAGGACTTGTATTGGCATCAAGTGCATCATTATGGCGAATACGGTCTATTTCTTTATCTG
This genomic interval from Jeotgalibaca arthritidis contains the following:
- a CDS encoding histidine phosphatase family protein translates to MTKGVTFYFMRHGETYLNQYNRMQGWSDAPLTNRGKRDVSRSGAGLANIKFDAVYCSDLRRTFETAQIILNENEHKDTPSVKAMPEFREIFFGSYEGLDATETWAQLHQFLGFENGIDYSDNTSVIKELNGMRKMDPYHEAEDYLTFWLRVERGLIKLIDKHRDSGQNILIVSHGMTIRNIIHALIPDFEIDRHLDNASISVVSYYDGFYHLEKFNSTEHFAPDNTPGGNDEPTSHKILPSDKETDE
- the smpB gene encoding SsrA-binding protein SmpB — encoded protein: MPKGDGKVLAQNRQASYEYSILETFEAGMVLKGTEIKSIRNARINIRDGYVSIRNGEATLQNVHISPFEQGNIFNHDPLRSRKLLLHKKQINYLANQTKTQGVTVIPLKVYIKDGYAKVLIGVAQGKKKYDKRESLKQKDMKREVDRALKNRY
- a CDS encoding fructose-1,6-bisphosphatase, giving the protein MIVQTDKYLRLLSKEYPTIADTVTEIINLEAIMNLPKATEHFISDLHGEYYAVQHVLRNGSGNVKEKIKEVFQGRLSTKEMNQLATIVYYPDKKIDLIVASLESQEEIEEFFILTTTRITELCAFVVSKYTRSKVRKALPSDYAYIIEELLFKDTIMSNKEDYYDKIIKTVISLKRGKELISAFAHVIQRLVVDHIHVVGDIYDRGPYPDRIIDTLMDGHELDIQWGNHDVLWMGAASGSAACIANVIRICARYDNLEIIEDAYGISLRSLMLFSEMNYTEDRYEPFMPKINPDSEEKIYPEEIRQIAKMNQAISIIQFKLEGEIIKRHPEFEMNDRLLLSDIDYEKGTIRLDGKEYPLTCDYFPTIDPNDPYKLTAEEEVVIQRLTDGFMNSERLHKHTQFLYSKGSLYLKYNDNLLFHGCVPLNKDGSFMEMTINNKSYSGKNLLDKYEDILRKGYLNRKKGLSNQKNLDYIWYQWEGKASSLFGKDKMTTFERLYIKDKATHLEEKNIYYKERDNVATCEMILREFDLDPSKGHIINGHTPVKEKRGENPLKADGKLIVIDGGFSKAYQDTTGLAGYTLLYNSFGMQLVSHQPFTSVTDALLNEIDIVSTRRVVDKELERKTVRETDVGVRLTQQVKDLQKLLLAYQEGRIVETVKTK
- a CDS encoding branched-chain amino acid aminotransferase, whose protein sequence is MTAENLKTVDLDWENLGFSYMKTDYRYISYWKDGQWDDGQLVTDNTITISEGSTALHYGQSCFEGLKAYRTKEGDIQLFRPDENAKRMIKSCERLMMPTVPVDKFVDAVKQVVRANEAWVPPYESGSTLYIRPYLIGVGDNIGVKPAPEYIFSVFVMPVGPYFKGGLAPTNFIVSDYDRAAPHGTGAAKVGGNYAASLLPGQLAHDREFSDCIYLDPATHTKIEEVGSANFFAITHDDVFVTPQSPSILPSITKYSLLHIAEHLLGMKVEERDVYVDRLDEFKEAGACGTAAVISPIGGIQNHDEFHVFYSETEVGPITQKLYELLTAIQFGDIEGPEGWIYDVFE
- a CDS encoding GNAT family N-acetyltransferase, translated to MVLLKQLAYGSPDYQETIALRNTIMREPLGLSIYDEDLTNEEEAVIIGAFSDTTLLGVGIAILQNKDYHIDYICVDTRQQQGGIGRLVLNELEKIGHSQGAKSVNLAARLSAQGFYEKQGYHTVGEPYIMLSAPVGHIRMEKSLV
- a CDS encoding YihY/virulence factor BrkB family protein; protein product: MAALSKENQKLDFGKILGIAMTQFKRAEMGRQAAELAYYILLALFPILLALGNIIPLLPIPTEQVLEYVEMGVPAEVGSVLLPILEGYLSGGSSGVVSIGVVVSIWPASKAFTVFQRVLNQVYNAKERKNFIVTRIFSFLITVSFVFLIGAVSFIFVFGREILNLVQNLLPVDLVGIITTFEYFRWLVALVVLVVIMSFIYFIVPNVRWSFKFAIPGAVLATIGFLGVSQLFTLYIRFAGGQAIGNGAIGVFIVLMIWLYLISSVFIVGGILNVIIYDYTHENKIILDEGETYLSVVYSDKAQDYLATKQILRKRLTKESLKVKTKDLPGQEDYSDWQR
- a CDS encoding metallophosphoesterase family protein produces the protein MFTKQRLTAAYEGARVEVFDETTKYVFISDQHRGDGSLSDEFTRNRNIFQYAIDYYYKNGYTYVEAGDGDELWEYQDVKHIKNAHPEVFSTIKKFYDDDRFIMMYGNHNIYMKHQHYVEKHYYRNYDEYSETFFDFLKDLKPIEALVLKHKKTGQEIFTVHGHQGDAPNDQFWMLTMLSLKYFWRFLHAFGIRNPVSPVKNIHRRHKIEKNYSKWIAENKMMLICGHTHRFKFPKTATLPYFNIGCCVYPTIITALELNGEIIQLVRWKIKANEDGLLNVVREVMRGPAHVSEFDMKHPDYQGILSLESDTAKR